The genomic segment TTATCGTATTTTGAAACTACGGCAGGACGTCTTTGTGTTGGAGCAGGAATGCCTGTATCCGGAATTGGATGGCAAAGACCAATACTGTCTTCATCTTTGGACCGAACAGGACTATGAGATCATTGCCTATACCCGTCTGGTACCTCCTGGTCTCTCTTATCCGCAGCCCTCCATCGGACGCGTTATTGTCGCTAAAGAGGCCCGTGGCACAGGAATAAGCCAGGCGCTGATGCAGAGATCAATTGAGACGGTCCGCGAAGTTTTCGGACCCCATGAAATTCAGATCGG from the Sphingobacterium thalpophilum genome contains:
- a CDS encoding GNAT family N-acetyltransferase, which codes for MNNHQWVLKKFDELTNTELYRILKLRQDVFVLEQECLYPELDGKDQYCLHLWTEQDYEIIAYTRLVPPGLSYPQPSIGRVIVAKEARGTGISQALMQRSIETVREVFGPHEIQIGAQFHLKSFYQKLGFVQNSEPYPDYGILHIDMTRPMDK